Genomic segment of Streptosporangium sp. NBC_01755:
ATCAGCGCCACCGCCACCGGCAGCCCGCTAGTGTCCAGCAGCGTCCAGGTCAGGTAGGCGCCGAACATCATCACCGCGCCGTGCCCGAAGTTGAAGACTTTCAGCGTGGACCAGATCAGCGTCAGCCCCGCCGCCATGAGCATGTAGAGGCCGCCGAGGACGAGCGTGCTCGTCACGATGACACTAATGCCGTCCATCGGCGGTCCCTCCCAGGAAGAGCGACATCATCTCGTCGCGGCTGCGGCTGCCGTCCGACACGCCGCTGTCCACCACGTCGCCGTGCAGGACGACGTGGTAACGGTCGGTCAGGTCGAGCACCAGGTCCATGTCGCCGTCGATCAGGATGACCGACGACACCTCGGCGCGGACCCGCACGATGCACTCGCTCAGCTCGTGCTTGACCTTCGGCGACAGGCCCAGCGTGGGCTCGTCGAGGATCAGCAGCGTGGGCCGGGCCATCAGGCCCATGCCGAGGCTGGCCATCTGGCGTTCCCCGCCGCTGAGCGTGCCGGTGAGCTGCCGGCGCCGCTCCTTGAGCTTGGGAAAGACCGAGAACACCTGGTCGATCCCGTCCCGCCAGGTCGAGGAGTGCCCGCTGGAGGACGCCGAGAGCCGCAGTGCCTCCTCCACGGTCAGCTGCGGGAACAGCCGCGAGCCCTGCGGCACGTGGATGAGCCCGCGCCTGACCAGGCTGCCGGGGGACTCGCCCCGGGTGTCCCGGCCGGCGAAGGTGACCGTGCCGGAGGTGGTCCGGTGCAGGTTGGAGACGCAGCGCAGCAGTGTGGTCTTGCCGTGGCCGTTCGGCCCCAGCAGCCCGACCGCCTCGTTCTCCCCGACACGCAGTGAGATGCCGCGCAGCACCTTCGCCTGGCCGTAGCCTGCGGTGAGGTTCTCCACGGTCAGCAGATCGCTCATCGCGCGGCCCCCGGTCCCAGATAGGCTTCGACGACCCTCGGGTCGGACAGGACCTCGGCCGGTCGGCCGGTCACGATGATCCGGCCGCTGTCGAGGACCGCCATCCGGTCGGCGAGCGCCTCCAGCACCGACAGCACGTGCTCGATGATCACCATGGTGACGCCCGTGCCGTGCACCCCGGCCAGCAGGCGGATCAGCGCGTCCTGGTCGGCCGGGTCGAGGCCGGCCGCCGGCTCGTCGAGCAGCAGCACCGAGGGGCCGCTGACCAGCGCGCAGGCGATCATCAGGCGCTTGCGGTCGATCAGCGACAGCCCGTCGGCCGGGCGGTTCAGGTCGCCGCCGAGCTCCACCGCGTCCAGCGCCTCCCGGCACCGGGCGGGGTTCCAGCGCGCGGCCCTGCCCGCGCCGCCGTACGCCGAGCCGATGCGGACGTTCTCCCTGACGCTCAGCGACTCGAAGACGGCCTCGGTCTGGAAGGTGCGCTTGAGGCCGGCCTTGGCGATCCAGCGCGGCGAGCGGTTCTGGATCTCCTGGCCATTGAAGATCACCTTTCCGGAGTCGGGCCGGATCGGGATACCGGTGAGCAGGTTGAACAGCGTGCTCTTGCCCGCGCCGTTGGGACCGGCCAGGCCGAAGACCTCGTCGCGCGTCACCGACATGGAGACGCCGTCGACGGCCTTGAGGCTGCCGAACGACTTGCCGACCTCGTGCGCGGCAAGGATGACCGGCGCGTTCTCACTCACGACGCGACCTGTCCCGCCGTCATTTCCTCATCCACGGCGGGAGCCGGAAGGAGCCCGACTTGTACTTCTCCGGGGCGATCAGCACCCGCTTCTCGGCCTGGAACTGGAAGGACTGCAGCGGCACGTAGTCGTCGCCCTGCTTGGCCAGGTGCGTGGCCTGGTCGAACGCGATCCGCCCGGACGCCCGCTCGCTGTCGCTCTTGCCGATGGCGGCACCGATCGCCAGCGCGTCGTCGGGGTCGCCGA
This window contains:
- a CDS encoding ABC transporter ATP-binding protein — protein: MSENAPVILAAHEVGKSFGSLKAVDGVSMSVTRDEVFGLAGPNGAGKSTLFNLLTGIPIRPDSGKVIFNGQEIQNRSPRWIAKAGLKRTFQTEAVFESLSVRENVRIGSAYGGAGRAARWNPARCREALDAVELGGDLNRPADGLSLIDRKRLMIACALVSGPSVLLLDEPAAGLDPADQDALIRLLAGVHGTGVTMVIIEHVLSVLEALADRMAVLDSGRIIVTGRPAEVLSDPRVVEAYLGPGAAR
- a CDS encoding ABC transporter ATP-binding protein — translated: MSDLLTVENLTAGYGQAKVLRGISLRVGENEAVGLLGPNGHGKTTLLRCVSNLHRTTSGTVTFAGRDTRGESPGSLVRRGLIHVPQGSRLFPQLTVEEALRLSASSSGHSSTWRDGIDQVFSVFPKLKERRRQLTGTLSGGERQMASLGMGLMARPTLLILDEPTLGLSPKVKHELSECIVRVRAEVSSVILIDGDMDLVLDLTDRYHVVLHGDVVDSGVSDGSRSRDEMMSLFLGGTADGRH